The genome window GCTTGAAGAACCTGGAGATGATTTATTGCCCCCTATCATGATTTCTGAAGACATCTCATATTTCCGCTACACTAATCCCATTGGTCACCCTTCTGGCCTCCGGATTTCTCGCATTGTCAGAGAGAGCTTTTGCCTTGGCCTCTCTGATGTGCGCTGGTTTGTCCTCTGTGATGATGATACCATCTTCAATGTGAATAATCTAGTTGATGTTCTCAGCAAGTATAATTCTTCTGAAATGATTTACATAGGTAGCCCCTCAGAGAGCCATTCGGCAAATACCTATTTTAGTCATTCAATGGCCTTTGGCGGTGGTGGGATTGCAATAAGTCATTCACTTGCAAAGGCTCTCTCTGAGATACTTGACGAATGCATTGAGCGATATCCCAAGCTTTATGGTAGTGATGATCGACTGCATGCCTGCATCACTGAACTTGGCATTCCACTGACATGGGAGCATGGTTTTCATCAGGTATTTTGTTGATCCATTTTATTTTGACCAcatcttttattcttttcaatttttattttctttccattcTAAGAGAAGGAATATTTTGTGAGATGATTATTATGATTGATTATCGTCCAGCTATTACTGTTTTTCTCATTCAGAATATGTAAATGATTaggattaatttttcatttaatcttTCAGTGGGATATAAGAGGTGACGCTCATGGTCTTCTATCCTCTCACCCAATAGCACCATTTGTATCAATTCATCATGTTGAAGCTGTTAATCCCTTTTATCCTGGCCTGAGCTCTTTGGACAGCCTGAAACTTTTTACAAATGCCATGAAAGCCGATCCCAAAAGCTTTTTGCAGCGTTCAATATGTTACGACCACGCACGGCATCTAACATTTTCAGTGTCACTTGGTTATGTTGTTCAAGTCCTGCCTAACATTGTTTTTCCTCAAGAACTGGAGCGCTCTGAAAGGACATACTCTGCTTGGAATGGTATTAGTCAAACgaatgaatttgattttgatgcCAGGGAACCATACAAATCTGTTTGTAAAGGGCCCACTCGATTCTTCTTGAAAGATACTAGAAGAGAGGGTAATGCTTCTTGGGGTTCATATGTTCGGGGTAGAGATAAAGATGATTTCAAAAAGAGAATTTTATGCTTTCCTCACTTCCCCCCTCTGCACAATGTGGGAGAGATCCAGGTAGCAGTGCAACATTTGAGCAAGAATTGGCATCTGGTATGTTTTATATATAGCACTTAAGCATTTTATATGATGATATTATCAGTTTTCAATCTTGATGACATTTCTTGATTCCACTGTTTGGTTGTCCTAGGTTCCACGACGTCTCTGTTGCCGACAAAGCCAAGCTGGCAAAGAAATACTCCAAATCTCAGTTGGAGAATGTGGGAAGGGAACTTTTAGCTCTGTCTACTGATTATGATTTGTACATGATTTGGCCTTTCTGTGAAGAGCTAATTCCATGCGGCATTTTTTACCCCATGAATTGAGCTTTCTTGAACTTCTATTTTTTCGCTAGTAGACACTTGAACTTGCAGATGTTAGAGAAAAGGTTCCCAACTGCAAAAGCCATAGTATGCAATTTTTCTATATGATATCTATCTCTACGCCAACACACCATGTATACATACTTGCTTTTTAGGAGTATTTTAACAAAGTTACACCTAGAGTATATTTTAAGAAGATGGATGTCATAACTtgttaaaatacattttctagAATATAGGTGGATGTATGTTagtaaactaaaaattatcattatatcatatttgaataattaaaattttaacgaAAAATACACACGATCCTTTTAATGATCATTTCatcactaattaatttttaatcttgatCAATTCATATATATCAAAACAGACGACTAGGGATACGATGCCTACCAACCCAGGCATATGCTAGGAACCCAAGGTTCTTCCCTTCTTGTAGGCCCTCTATGATGTCCCATACCATTCCAATTCACAGTAAGGGTAACTGTGTGCagattgaattttgtttgatcttgcaTTTTGGATGAAAGCCAAACATGTAAACCCCTCCCTCAACTCAACCATTccattagctttttttttttttttttgtgaatcaaACATTTAATAAATGGTTAAAAGCCTTTAGGAAAGCTAATACAAGCTAAATCGGCCATCAATGGCATGAGCAATACAATTAGGTACTAACGAACATATATACTATCTTGAAAAAAGATGATCTTGCCCATACTTAGCTAAGGCATCAGCAACTTCATCGGACTCTCGCATGACATAAACCAACGCACCTAATCGTGATTTTGATGAATTACTATCTCTTTTACCATAATAAAATAAGGAAGTAAATTACTGCAACCAACAGACAGTAACCTTATCGCTGTTTGCCAATCCAAGCCAACTTCAAACCATGGGAAATTCCCCATACTCCGCCGCCAACATCGAACAACCACAATTTAGAGCTGCAAAACTTGTTATAAAAATTCCATTTTCATCTCGAATAACAGACCCATCACAATTTAGAGCTATCTCACCATGATTAAGAGAAATCCTGTAATAAGCTAATTTCTCCCTCCACCCGAGATGCAAGCCAAAATCTTTAATAGCCAAAGAATAACTATAACTATGGCCAGTATTCCACGCTTTCTCCACCGCATCAACAAAAGAGATTCGACTTGCATTGCGCCTCCTCCACAGGACATAAATTAATGAGCCAAAGAAAACTTCCATTTCATCATACGGAAAGGCTTAGTGAATCATACTTTATTTAGAACACTGTATGAAGATGTTACATCTCTAATCTTTCTCTTGATCTCAACCtcaaatttacattaaaatgaTCTCTACTGATTACTGCAATCAGTTGCCTTAAAGGAAACAGTCTTTCTAtctaaatcaaatccaatcaaaacatttgattgagCAAAATTGCCAAATATATATTCTCCATCAGTAGTGCCAGCCATTGCAAAGCAAAATACCCCATCTTTTGGTGGGATGAAGGTTTGAATAGGCATCAATTGCACATCTGCCCCCTCAAAATGAGCAATCAAGATTGGCCCTTCCAAATTTGTCTCGCTTCTGTAACAAAGTTGTGTGCCCAAATCAGGGTCATCATCTATGGGCAACATGTTACTCTGCACCTTCAATTCCTTCACTAGTCGGTCATAAAATTCTTGTGGTAAATATGTTGCTGGTGTACCTGAATCAATCATTATATTCCCCTTGGAAAGCATTTCAGAAGAATTAAAGGACACAAATGTGTCTCCAACACTTATGCCTTCCAATGTGACAAGATAAGGAGTCTGACCTTCTTCAGAGACCAAAGGAGTTGCGGCTACTCCTTCACCTGAAACATCACTGGCATCACCAAAACTAATGGTACCTAAAGTGTGAGGGTCTGCATGAAAAGGAACTAGGCACTGAGAGAACCTTTTGCTCCCATAAAGGTTACCAAATTGTGAAACAAGTGAGAGAGGGCCCCCACCTAGTCCAATGATTCCCATGTCGTTTTCATTGAAAGTTCCTGAGTTGCTGTGCCCACACCCAAATACAATGTCTCCAACAACAACAGGTTCTCCATCAGTGGAACTAAATGTGACAGTTTCCCTTGCAAGCACCCCTTTTGTTACTGAAGAATCAGCATAAGCATAACTATAAGCGCACAGTTTTTGAGGAGAGCAAGAATGACCAAAGAGTGAATTACACTCCTCTGAATCACATGGAATAGGAGTGTATGTATTGGACCTTAGAGGCTCAAACATTGGACTTTTCTGCCTGTAACAGCCCTGGCAAGGTGTGCATTGTGCCCACACAAGATCACTGCCTGTGTCAACCAAACCATACACGTCAACCGGTGGTGTTCCCAATGTGAGTTTCATGAGATAGTCGCCATTGTTGGACGTCACTCTAGTGAAGACACCATTTGAGCCAAGTCTATGCATATGAAGTTCATCTGATTTGTAGAAGGGAGAATAATTGGGGGAGTTGTGACGGATTAGTTGAATAGTAAACCCGGAGTTGTCAGCTCCCATTGGTGTTTGACATAAGAACGTATACAGTACAAAAAAGTACAGATGGAAGCAGAGAATGTTGGCCATGAAGTTTAGCAAGGGATAAAGTCAGGTAAAAAATAGAGGagtttatttcatatatatatatatatatatataagcgcAACATGTGAGTGGGGAAGTTGGTATCGGTTAGTCACAAGAAGTAGACAGTAGCAGCATGTGAGTGATTTCTGTGACAAGAGATCTAGAAAGTACTATTTTGCTCCCTGGTCCCTACTacttaattttctctttttttcttttttttttttaaggataagCAAAGGGTTCAAGACCCAACACTACCCAGAGAACCTGGAGAAAGCTACAACACAACGGGGACATCATGAATGGCACCATGTAGTTGGCCAAAAGGAAGTGGCACTGTTAAATAAGTTTGTAATCAGCCATGTTGATATATACCTTCTTTGATTCTGCATGCGCATTTGCATTCAAAGATTTTCAACTTGCAATAACTTATATATATTCAGTTGAAAAAGCTGAGAAAATGCCACACAGACTGCTAAGAGACTAGTATTAATTACtaagtaatagaaaataaaaaacaaggaTAGGCATGAGGATTATAAAGTCAAACTAAGATACACCAAGTTaccaaccaaaccaaaccaaaaacaACAACCAACAAAAAATGTACAGCTAAAATGTGTCGCCGGCACGACTACTCTTCtccttttttctgttttcttttttttatttttatatttcgtGTAAGTGATACCTTCCATTCCGAGTTTATGACTAAGAACGCGACTACTAGCCAAACTGATAACTATATGAATGCAATTCATTCCAATAAATCAAACTTGGTAGACATGAATTTTGGTTTTATTGTTGTAAAAGGTTGCATTTTATTAGTCATATAACTGAAGATATCATATCTACTTtgattttcattataaaaaaagaacggTTTATGATTCCCACTCCGTTTACAcctcttttctttatttaaatccTTAAAGATTCAAATGATACAAAAGAAGTAAGAAACTATggtttttatgtattattaggatttgtgtaaaaaaaaatgtattattagtGTTGGGAATAAATTTGTATGCCCTCGATCTAAGTCATCATGTAatgaattctaattttaataataaaatattattttattttcattgtcatatTTTACTATTTGACCAAATAGTCATTTGATAATgttcttgattaaaattaaagacttgttattataatagagattatgataatgagaaacaaatttgttctaattttaatctaaaccgTTCTTGATCATAAgattattgtaaataaaatattaataatccgaatagattaatatatatgtgatagtatttactggataaatattaatagatctcatttattaatttgcatatatagatgagtcacatgttgatatgatcattgaactgactcaattgaaattttctaatggttaaaatttatcataaactgtaaatagaaaattctcaagaggtataatagttttctttgacatgagattgtcatagtaattaagaggttatttgttgtattttgatttcGGACACCTAATGTTTTAGAACACTTGTTGAATGGATATTGGATatgatatgattaaatacctgtagaattaatgattaatcaagaaagAATTGATGAACTCTTGATAATGAGTTTGAactctatgaataaaattatatccggaccaggaaaattaaatgaaagaagaaatgagtttcttaagtTATTATGAGTTAACTCAAAAGGGTTTGACAATAATATCATACTTAGAGTTAACCCAGGGTTGTAAAGatggaaaaaattattacactactcttctaatggttcttgaaaataaaatgttactGCATGTTATTCGGACATTAAGGAGTGTTACTAGACGCCTACCTTGATtggtatattaatttgattgataTATTACCGAGTTAGTATTGAACCTACGGAGTCACACACAAACGAGTGTTCTAATCtctgttaaagaaattattttaatatttgatgattaattaaattagagaatttaatatgatcaaatgattaaaTGATTTCAAAAAGGTGGAATATTATAATAGTTTTGCTAGcagtgaaaatataaataatatgaaagatttgataaaagaagagaaacaaatatgtatttaaaatttgGGTTGAAAAGGCGACTAGATACAAGTTTGACttggtcaattattatttcaattttaattgctaaatggttagtaataaaaggtaacaaaaattaatatagttTAAACAAGGATACtatcaataatgattttgatttgatcagaAATTAAATTTGGTTTCTTTAACGTGCTATAAATAAAGCCTTAACAATTGATTCCAATAttctttattcttatttttttctactgGTCAAAGTTGTTCAGAAATAGAGGTTTCTTAGTGTAAATACCATAGAGTCTTCACACTATTCAAGAATTTTTATACTTCAAGAGTTCATCAACATGTACactttttaatatgttataaaaatagatttttttattccataatgtgtgttttttgaatttttttactacAATTAGGAttagcttttttttataaaaaaaaaaaaattattgttatgaTTTAGGATTAGAAAATTTGGACTCTTTTTGAAAAGTGGTAAGTTCAACACACCAAATAAATGCATGAGACAAGATGTTTTTTTGACGTTTTACGACACGATATGCATTCTACGAGCCACCGAAGTCCGTGAGTGACTAAAAGCTACAAGACATTGGACGTAATCGAATGAGATAAAAGGTTCAACAAACTTAGCTGAAATTTGCATGCACGTGAATTCCTTCCAATAACATATTTGAATATGAGTTCAAGATCCACATTTCCATACAAATTTGCATCAAAAACCTTAAAATAACGCAGAAACAAGAATTATTTGCTTCAACTTTACGCATGTCAATTGCTCTCAACCAGTTTCCAAACAGGTTCTAGGCGTCTCCATGGGTTGCTTGATTCGAATTTGGAGTGACAAAAAATTCATACCAATTAAAATAGTTTGGTTTTATTAACTCCTTACTAAATAAAACTAGTTAGTTTACTTCATTTTGTGGagtttgatatatattttttatttttaaagaatagTAGAAGACATTTAGGTTGATTTTGCGTAAGAGATTTTGTTTTCCTTGAGACCAAAGCCTCAAACATTGTGTAAAAGTCAGTTGTAGCCTAAACACAGTCTAATTTAGCTAATCGTTCATTTTAGTCaaaacatcattttattatgcatgaaaaaaaactattctgtttttgttttttaggaAATCTTgcctctttttaattattttttttgttagaaaatgGTATATTTCCTTCGTTGTTtttgaaactttaaaaaaataaaaaatctgcatAGGCTTCTAAGATCATTTCCatctcaaaatattatttttcacctTGTGGTTCTTAATGAGTCCTACTTTACACATCTttcatgttaaatatttaataaacatgattaaatatttatatattgttttattaaatatagtattttttttataccgatatagtaatattttatattttattaaacatggtatttatctaaaatttaaggCACAATATTAACTTATCGCCTaacaaaatgaattgaaaaggaaGGATACAATCTCAAGATATCTCTAATTTTGAGTAAGAATAAAACCACACACAGAAATATCTTCCTCATTGCTAATAATCTGATCAACAATCAAGTTGGAATCGGTCATTGAACAGATTCTGGTTTATTAGCCAACTCAATGATTGAAGGAGCAGTAGCTTCGCCCTCTCTAACAGTTGAAGCTGTTACACCTTCATCGTTAAAGAACGCAGCATCCACGTTGCATGAGTGTCTATATCATTCTTGACCTCGTCAGCAGCCCACCAATCTGCTAGAACAAGTTTGGCACGGTTTAACACACCAACCGCTTGCTCCTCCCCCGAATTCCACAATTAATCATAAAGCTCCATAAAATCAtgacataatttaaattgatcCTCATTTAATGAATCATAAAGCTTCAACACCAAATCCTGGACAGAATCTTTGTTAAGTAAGAAAGGATCAATCTTATTCCATAAACCACAACTCTGCCAAACCTCCAAGCTACAAGCACAAGTGATGAAAGTATTGCATGCCAACAATTCTTCAAGGCATCTGCACATGAAAAAGTTTTGTGGATTTATTTAATCACCATGATTATAAGTTTTTGAAGAAAACTTCGATACACAAGCCAGAGGATAACGCAGTGAAACTCATGTAACAATAATTAGGGGGCATTTGTTTTAAGATATTGagcaagattttaaaaaatgtgaacCTAAAAATATCACATTCTGATGTTTAATACaagttgtaaaaaataattaatttttagaaatatattcTAATGAagaatattcttaaaaataaaatttcataactTAAAACAAGCATCCTCTtaacatatcatttttttaaaataaattaaagaggatcttatttaaaaataaatagagttttaaaaaaacaatgaaatttttgtaattaaataaataaagagaaataattttattaattaaaataatagttttaaggtaaataaaataaatatatgttcttagaaaataaaaagaatgttttatttattcatttgatagaaagtaaaataaaatttctttttataaaataaaaaaagagagtaaataatagactgAGAGTATcttaactataaatagagacatactAAGTCAATTGTTACATTATACAACATGTTCCTACTCTCTCCCTGttctcaaattcatttttacTTTCACTTTTTCAAAAccctctatttatttttttcgcaTACACTTAAGCATGTCTCAGTAAAATTATGATCTCAAACTTATTAACTGTTGGATTGTCATGAAATTTTAACACCATGTTCAGAACTCATTTTTTCATATCCACAACGTTGGAATTTGCGAAGTAATGTCTGCAGTGAGAGAAATATCCCCCGCACATAGTTCTCTTTCTTTCCTCATACACTCAAACCCATCTCATTAAAATTATGATCTTGAACtcttaaccgttggattgtttcAATATTGGAACACCGAGTTCGGAGCTCACCTTCGCACATccccaccgttgggatttgcaaaataatgtctGTGGTGAGAGAAATGTTCCTCGCACGGAGACAGTGAAATGGAggtttcaatcccttctccttctctctaacgcttgaaaACCCTAGCAAAGCAACCAgaagaaaaacttgaggaatcttaatTGAGGTTAGAATCAATATATGTAGGGATCCTTTGAAGATCAAATTAGGATTTACTTTgagatgtttattgtattgtaaaTCTGCCTTTACGATTATAATTATGAGATTCTTATGTTTGACGAGTCAATTGATGCCCTGatgtgaattggttgataaaattgagtgcttttagtgtttttgtgtttttgaactATGATGTTGATTCatgtgattttgatatgattatgtgaaattgttttaggggtttaatcatatgaacataacatattaatattattattgtatgaCATGTATATGATGCATGAGGCATGATAACGTGTTGTCTTGGGATTATAGAAGTGTGATGAACTGTGTCTAAGTGAAAAGTTGAGTTTGTGATAAATTGTGAGATTACacatgtattgagatgttgtgtgcattgagttgtgagctatgaaccgtACAATCACCTGACTGTAAAATCCTTTAAGGGTAACGAGTTAATGTGcaatgagtattgtgatgagatccactaTGGAAACCCGATaagtttaatcactttgagtcgcaacgagttaaaattattttgagaacaattaaggagttgtgtgttttgtacagtttaTAGATAGAGTTTGCgcgctaaaatattttctgagttggacctgaatcaggagggagaaaCCCTAACAGACTCTTCAGAGTCTAAGCCTTTGGGATAAATACACCCAGTttaagtgctcctttaagcctgtgtcgatcccacatggttggagtaTTCTCGCAAAATAACGTGATCATGactagtctccctatgattttacctaatgagagtgacctaacttactagtgtgtggtctgtcttgtcatgtacttctAGGTGCCCAACGAGgttttcactgacatgataccacattgcatatatgattgagtcttagtatatttgttgcataacatTTGTGTTgatattgattggttgagtgatattgtgttttgatcctttagtacgtgaatgatgtgaaaatgtgtgAGATGTGTAGTGTTAAGATGTGATGTTATGCGATAAGTGGTGAAATGACATGAGATGTGTTAAAgatgtatttcatttatatgatatgtatatctatgttgtctcgtttctctctattagttagaaatgtgataactcactccatgTGTGTttagatcctgtgatgatctcgaaccttttGTTCGTGAGagtagatgactaggtgaattattttaagaaacctTGTGTTGAAGGACACCAGGATACAATATTTTGATAGAATGTGATATTGGGACAtgaatttctattttaattgcatgatatttcaaacatgttattttactttattttattatgctgcttaacttgagttcttttttaaacttgaacaaccttgttttgagccgaaaacatttctgataaattttatttggtaACAGTGAAGTGAATGTAAACTTTTTACCCACGTGAACTCTTTTatacttagaaaataaaatcttattttacgtaatttcatatttttatatattttattatataaatacgTATATCGAAGTAAAGGTATCACAATTACTCTCTCTTTATTTCAAATGTAGCCAttcatataataattcataGTTTCATACATCATTAGAGAGAAACTGAAAATAATGGATTGCTCTACCAAATTACAATTTTCGGGTCTCACTtgtatatgaaataatttttaggaTTAGATTGTGGGGTCtatttatgtaatttgtaaaattattggattggagaaaaaattatttaagttgcttaaagtagtaaaaaaaatgatattataaaaataaatactgtATGCAGCAACTCTAATGAGTTTCATCTAAATCTCTTCGAGGGAAACTCCAATTCTTATTCAGATAGTAGATAGCAACGCATGAGTGAATTTTGTGCCATTTAAATTTGCATTTATGAGaaaagaaatgtttttttttttaaaaaaagaacaagCTTATCTTATTAAATCATTGAAATAGGACTCAGCCATACAATTAGGATAATCGTGGAAAACATGAGTACTAGCAAAATCTCTAAACGCCCTAGCCAAATGGTAAATCACAAGATTAGCTTG of Glycine soja cultivar W05 chromosome 1, ASM419377v2, whole genome shotgun sequence contains these proteins:
- the LOC114366878 gene encoding aspartic proteinase CDR1-like, whose translation is MANILCFHLYFFVLYTFLCQTPMGADNSGFTIQLIRHNSPNYSPFYKSDELHMHRLGSNGVFTRVTSNNGDYLMKLTLGTPPVDVYGLVDTGSDLVWAQCTPCQGCYRQKSPMFEPLRSNTYTPIPCDSEECNSLFGHSCSPQKLCAYSYAYADSSVTKGVLARETVTFSSTDGEPVVVGDIVFGCGHSNSGTFNENDMGIIGLGGGPLSLVSQFGNLYGSKRFSQCLVPFHADPHTLGTISFGDASDVSGEGVAATPLVSEEGQTPYLVTLEGISVGDTFVSFNSSEMLSKGNIMIDSGTPATYLPQEFYDRLVKELKVQSNMLPIDDDPDLGTQLCYRSETNLEGPILIAHFEGADVQLMPIQTFIPPKDGVFCFAMAGTTDGEYIFGNFAQSNVLIGFDLDRKTVSFKATDCSNQ
- the LOC114366870 gene encoding uncharacterized protein LOC114366870 codes for the protein MHIGMMVMMTPALKTIMSSYHDYGKNSRLCPLPISRSRSRQWRQCRIGTFAVAIAALLISTTAWLSLVFSDATTCCFHHLKDWESSPHFFNWKKCISHRLAKVTPPPALQYETVNAHLHNGSRTVEQEGLSLKHIVFGIAGSSQLWKRRKEYVKLWWRPNDMRGHVWLEEQVLEEPGDDLLPPIMISEDISYFRYTNPIGHPSGLRISRIVRESFCLGLSDVRWFVLCDDDTIFNVNNLVDVLSKYNSSEMIYIGSPSESHSANTYFSHSMAFGGGGIAISHSLAKALSEILDECIERYPKLYGSDDRLHACITELGIPLTWEHGFHQWDIRGDAHGLLSSHPIAPFVSIHHVEAVNPFYPGLSSLDSLKLFTNAMKADPKSFLQRSICYDHARHLTFSVSLGYVVQVLPNIVFPQELERSERTYSAWNGISQTNEFDFDAREPYKSVCKGPTRFFLKDTRREGNASWGSYVRGRDKDDFKKRILCFPHFPPLHNVGEIQVAVQHLSKNWHLVPRRLCCRQSQAGKEILQISVGECGKGTFSSVY